The DNA region TCGCTGGAATCTAAAAAATGCTCAGTTTAGGGAAGATTTTCAGCCTTTAGATGAAACTTGTCCTTGTTATACATGTCAGAATTTCACGCGAGCTTATTTGCATCATTTAATTAAAGCGAAAGAAATGTTGGCATATATGCTGCTTTCTTTACATAACGTTACGGAGCTGATTCAGTTTACTGTAAGAATTCGTGAATCTATCTTGGGCGATCGCTTTGTGGAGGATTTTGGCGACTGGCTAGAACCAGAGCCTTCTGAGAAGACCAACTCATGCTAGGATCGACTGCAAATATTAAGATACAACGTTCATAAGGTCATATATGGAAGCGGCATTATTACTTGCGAAACTCCCCGAGGCATACTCCATTTTCGATCCTCTCGTCGATGTTTTGCCTCTCATCCCTTTGTTTTTCTTGCTCCTTGCTTTTGTTTGGCAGGCAGCGGTTGGTTTCAAGTAAATCTTCGCTTGAACAACTTAAAAATACCAATTAATAAAAGCATCTCTACAGAGATGCTTTTTGTTGTTTTGAGTATTGTTTTGTAACGAAAGCCTAGTCTTGTTTCATAATTGCTTTTCGAAATGCTAGGCGATCGCCTAACCGTTTTAAATATCCCTGAATATTCGGATAAAGCGATAAATCGACATCCTGAAACATCATGGGAATGTATGCCAAAATCGAACCTAGTGCCACATCAACTACCC from [Leptolyngbya] sp. PCC 7376 includes:
- a CDS encoding photosystem II reaction center protein K, coding for MEAALLLAKLPEAYSIFDPLVDVLPLIPLFFLLLAFVWQAAVGFK